Part of the Mytilus trossulus isolate FHL-02 chromosome 2, PNRI_Mtr1.1.1.hap1, whole genome shotgun sequence genome is shown below.
ACACTTCTGTATTGCTGATAGCCCAAGACACTGATTGCCCTCTGCATGTGTCAGTGTAACTCTTAAAACACTTCTGTATTGCTGGTAGCCCAAGACACTGATTGCCCTCTGCATGTGTCAGTGTAACTCTTAAAACACTTATGTTTTGCTGATAGCCCAAGACACTGATTGCCCTCTGCATGTGTCAGTGTAACTCTTAAAACACTTCTGTATTGCTGGTAGCCCAAGACACTGATTGCCCTCTGCATGTGTCAGTGCAACTCTTAAAACACTTCTGTATTGCTGATAGCACAAGACACTGATTGCCCTCTGCATGTGTCAGTGTAACTCTTAAAACACTTCTGTATTGCTGGTAGCCCAATACACTGATTGTCCTCTGCATGTGTCAGTTTAACTCTTAAAACACTTCTGTATTGCTGGTAGCCCAAGACACTGATTGCCCTCTGCATGTGTCAGTGTAACTCTTAAAACACTTCTGTATTGCTGGTAGCCCAAGACACTGATTGCCCTCTGCATGTGTCGGTGTAACTCTTAAAACACTTCTGTATTGCTGATAGCCCAATACACTGATTGCCCTCTGCATGTGTCAGTGTAACTCTTAAAACACTTCTGTATTGCTGGTAGCCCAAGACACTGATTGCCCTCTGCATGTGTCAGTGTAACTCTTAAAACACTTATGTATTGCTGATAGCCCAAGACAGTGATTGTCCTCTGCATGTGTCAGTGTAACTCTTAAAACACTTCTGTATTGCTGGTAGCCCAAGACACTGATTGCCCTCTGCATGTGTCAGTGTAACTCTTAAAACACTTCTGTATTGCTGATAGCCCAAGACACTGATTGCACTCTACATTTGTCAGTGTAACTCTTAAAACACTTCTGTATTGCTGGTAGCCCAAGACACTGATTGACCTCTGCATGTGTCAGTGTAACTCTTAAAACACTTCTGTATTGCTGGTAGCCCAAGACACTGATTGTCCTTTTGCATGTGTCAGTGTAACTCTTAAAACACTTCTGTATTGCTGATAGCCCGAGACACTGATTGCCCTCTGCATGTGTCAGTGTAACTCTTAAAACACTTCTGTATTGCTGGTAGCCCAAGACACTGATTGCCCTCTGCATGTGTCAGTGTAACTCTTAAAACACTTCTGTATTGCTGGTAGCCCAAGACACTGATTGACCTCTGCATGTGTCAGTGTAACTCTTAAAACACTTCTGTATTGCTGGTAGCCCAATACACTGATTGCCCTCTGCATGTGTCAGTGTAACTCTTAAATCACTTCTGTATTGCTGTTAGCCCAAGACACTGATTGCCCTCTGCATGTGTCAGTGTAACTCTTAAAACACTTCTGGCTGTAAATATTTAGAcatgtaaacaggaacaaatACATTAAGAATGGATATCTAGCACATATATACAAGATTCATAATTCTAGGAGCCTCAAAGTTTTAACAGTTATAATTCAATTAACAGTACTTATTCAAATATAACTCTCTTAGCCCAGACTCCCACCCACCATAGTAACTATTGTACAGAGGAATAATTctaacatatgttttcataagtttttcatatgtttgagAACATGTTTCTTTTGTGGACCTAAACATATGTTTCCATAGTGTTTCCTTAAATCTTTTCAAacataagaaaaacatattgaaaCATGTTGCAATTTTTCCTGTGTACTGTGCTTGCTTTCTCACTGACCTCTAAGGCTTCGATTAATCTTAACCAGACTCAGAACTACAATGACCATAACCTTTGGAGTTCAGACTCTCCTAAAGAAGCAAATGTGCATAAGGTTTGTTATGCTCCATGTAATCCTAGGATGTTTCCTTGTAAGATACTTTAGTTTGTTATGAATGTTTATGTGATTTCTAAAAAAGGAGTCTTGCCCAGGCCCTGAACTATCATATATCATGATTTCTGGTCCcctgtttaaacattttgaaagatGTCTTCGAGTGTTCCATCCATTTGTAATACGTAATAAACATCTTCTTTCATTTGATGCCAGACTTTAATTACTTTTATCTGAGCTAATAAATTTGagaataaaatacatgtaaatgacTGTCAATTATAAAAACAGATACATAATGGAGATCATGAGACCAGACTGTGGACAGTAGATTTCATCTAAGATCTGAGTTGATTCATACATTACatcatatatttcaaacaaGAAGCATCCTATGCGTGATTGGCTGAAGATTGTATGCCACTATCtatgtatttattcattttttttgttggtcAAAAATAATGGTACAACTTAAACAGATTTTGTTAGTATCAAATATCAAGGCATGTTGATTTGCACGTAGTGTTCAGAGAAGGAATTAAAATGTTGTTCGTTTCCTATTAAATTTAAGAGCAGTGCATCACATTAcacaaaataaagattattagGATAAAGTAGGACTTATAGTGCAATGCAAGACTTATAGTGCAAtgcaagacaaaaataaaaacaagaagaaaTGTGACCGTGACATCTGAGTTGTTTAGACGTAAAATAGCGATCTATGTATGATTGCCATTATTTCTGCTTTCACtttgatatttgtattatatttctcCTTAATTAAATTTAGAGTTTGGATGAAAGCTGAACTAAGAAACAGGTTGTTATGAACAAAACATGTCAATTTTAGCCAAGCTTTTGTATGACTTATGTATCAGTAGTCAAAGGAAAGAATAAAGGATCAAGAGATTTAATATTATAAGTGGGAGGAAAAACACTTGAAAGTTGTTAGTAAAATTCTTTGGTTTTGTTCTTATAGAAATTGGATGTTATCTTCAATGTCAATCTTGCAGTAGTTACAGTAAATGTCTGTAATGTTTGCTGAATTTACACcaaaataatgagcaaaacgTTCATGTTTcaacaaaacttaaaaatacataagcaattataattataaagacTCTCCCTCTGTATGGTATGTTTTAGTCAAGAGCCATGTCCCTCTGTTGTCAATATCCAGGGGCTGTTCCAGCCATTTTCAAAAGGGGTGTTACCTACCCAGGATAAGGGGGAGGAAGGAGAGAGGTTCTATCAATGTATCCCCAttgaaatgcattgatcgtccaaaaaataGAAGTTGCTTCAAACCCCCTGAATCCCCCAGCCTAACCCCCACCCTTTTTGGATCTGCCACTCCTATTAAAGTTTTCTTTGACCAATTTTGTTTTGTCCaatgtcatctgaccttaaaAGTGGCACTAATCTTGACTTATTCATCAGCTGTTACTACTCcatttatatatgtaataatggccataaaaattatatttaaagagATTGATGTCTTAAAGTAATTCTAATGggaataaaataatcataaatatgtAGAAATGTTTCAGACTTGTTATTAAATCTGTAAATCATATAGTTGTCATGGGGTTTTGTTATAATAGATTTAAGATTTCTTTCTGTATTTAAAGGAATTAAAAATGGGGGTGTTTTCAGTATTCCATTTAATGGCAttctattattttgtatatacctAAACTGTTTATTGTTTCTTTATGTTGTTATGGTTTTATTTTGAGttgttatctattttttttccacATAAATTTCTTATTCATCATGCTAAATATAGGTCTtctacaaataataaacaactgttttactATCTAATACTAGTACGTGATATTCTTATTGCATGATAAAGTGATGTGaacattttatattcatgaGTTACTATctaattttgtgaaaattatatactttatgttcaactgattttgtttaattttttttattgatacacAATGTAAATGGTCAACAAATAGAATTGCTCTCATTTGAATTAGACCTTTCTTTTAGGTTCTATCAAGACATTATgtattaatttgaatttcagactttttttttcgctGTGCAACCAAACATCTAacctttatatacatatttgtatatttgccTATAGTATATCATTTTGATAGAAAATTTGTATTGTTAGCTTTCATATGACAATTGTAAAACAACAAGTTTTCCTCATTACTCCCAATCACTATGGAAAACAAACCTAGTTCCATTGAAAATTGTGACCCAAATAACATCCTACAATGGTAGTTTGCAAAACAGAACAGATTTTTAGGAAATCCCAGTGCTTAGTTTATATGTATTCTATAAAGTTTTATGTCAGAATTTCAATGCAATGAAATGTTTCCAATGAAACCATTTTCCACCAGATACCAAACACCAGGGTGTAAACATCTAAAACTGTGTAACTTTTGGTATCTAGAATTGGAAAGTGACTATGATGAAGAAGAATATTAATCTTTCATTTTGTTGTGTGcagataaaatttgatattgaagGATAGACTTCCATTATCTTTATGTTAATTGTTGTTgaattatcaaaatttcttatttCTACTTTCAGTTTCACCAGCATCATGACATTATAATAACCACGACGTACATTATTCCAAGGTGCTAAATTAAAACAATGGCTAGCTTCTTCCGTCGAAAGAAAGGACTTATATTCAAATTTGTGATAGGTGTACCAATATTATGGTTTGCTACAGTTTTACTTATGACATATCAGGGATCTTGGTCTCAAGACAATCGTGTTGACACTGAAAAACGGAACAATGAACCAGTTATAAACGCTCAACATGTGCCTGTGAACCGCCATGATGATTTTAGAGGTCATGATCAGAGCATTCACCAGGATGAGCAGCAAAGACTAGCAAGAAAAATGGAgcaagaaaaattaattaaagaacgagaagagagagagaaaagaaatattgaattaaTGGAAAAACAAAAAGTGGAAGAAATTAAGAATAATCCAGTTTTGAAATTTCGTTCAGGAGAAAGTGAAGTAGAGAGAGTCAAAGTTGACCCAAATGCTCCAGGTGGGTTATCATAAAAGGTCTCTAAATATGGTTCTTATTCTTACAACTCCCTCCCAGGGGAACATATAGTTAACCTCAAATCTATCCATCTTAAGATTTATCTGTGCATTTGTCAGTCAATATTTTATCCTAAACCATTGGTTTCTTGATGATAAGTTTGGGTTGAGcatctttgacatttgttctGTACAAGGACCATCTGTTGACATTTTACTTGTAATACTTCATACATGTACAgatgttttaattttccttttttatatagaaagaAATGGTTAGTCAATGATGTTATCTATTCTTTCATAGTTGAATACAAGTTATTGATTAGGATATTCAAGATGAATTGTCTTTATCAAAGTATATGCCAGAtgctacaattttttttcatgataaaatgTAACAGAAGatacaaaatagaaatatcAAAGTTCAAGAAATAGAAATGTCAGAGGAAAGGAAAAAGCTCTTACTACCTCAATCAATAGTTAGGGTATTTGTATTGCCAGGTAGAAATGGTCTTGATCTATAAAGTGTAAAATGCAACATCAATAGGGTAGTTATACAGGCTTTTAATCAGTAAGATTCACCAATAACATCACTTCaaagtgcatttcttttatacTATCATGTTATTATACAGATTCAATTATTTGATAGTAAATGAAAGATACTCTTTTATTCTCACAGAAGAAACtaatcaatacaattaattgTAATTGTATGGAAGTcaaatgtcatatttttataaagtttgaatgaatgtttaagattttattgAGATAGATATCGCTAATTTTCGTGGGGTGTAAATTTTttgcggatagaacaaaatcgctaAAATAAATTACACCAATATATAGAGAATggatggcaaaatccgtatcatatgtcgtatcatcccgagacatcaatatcagcccaagggcctttaggcccgagggatgatattggtcgagggtgatacggcatgtgatacggattttgccatgtattatacgctttatcatatatttcaacagaagagtattatgttatatgaactgttttctgatccatagcactgagttaccttcagttctacttttgtcttgtttcaaaggccTTAAAAGAACTGCTCAATTACTTATCCGAAGCACCTTACAATTTGCATGCTGttgttttaaagaatattttgtttgttattgtatttatttgtgtgttctgtactttttatagtttaatttagtgtgccaaaaatatgaaaacttgacgttcgcgacgtcacataccaaacaatgacatCATTCAAAAAATTGACTCGTTTTGAGGAAAAATTTTCttgagccaaaaaaaaaatcaaaactgactttatgtaaaaaaaaaagtaggggtgtgataaagggtaggggtgcgataaagggtatgcgataaagggtaggggtgtgataaagggtatgtgataaagggtgcgcatcaaagttgcgcgatatggatttaacagcaggctatttatcaaatatgcaaaactactgtatttactactaaacatatgataaatatatatataaaagtgcacatgcaaaggtattgatatAAGTTTTGAATTCACCAATAtgataaccgccaaaatatttcatatactttattctatgaaaatcacgaaattttacaccaaccaaaataacccgctatggtagtaatttgaaatattagtCTAAACTAAGGTTTAATTTAAAATTCGTCTATTATTTTTCCCCACCTGTCAATCACAATTCCATGTCTTCTTGAATTACTAAGCCACATAAGGGTAGAATATTGCAAAGctatttggatattttttaatctttagtttttctacTATCCGGTGTTATTTTCTCATTAAGGATACCTCATGTAGTTTATAGCTGTTCAATATTGCATCATAAAACATGACATTGATTAAAGCCGTTTAATTGTTCATGAAATATACATTTAGTATTGATTTATTCACCAATATTGCACTGTCCAATACCATTGTCATTATCTAGTGATGTTAAAATTTAATCATTCATGAATAGTAATTTGTAAAAACTGTAGGAAAgaacatttaatgaaaaatgtttatgaaaaaacCTTGTTTGATAGATGCTTAAAAAGCCATAAAATGTCCACATTCAATGCCATATCACTCACTTTGTTGGTATATTGCAATAAACTCTATTTCTTTGCTTATTTCAAGGACACGGCAAAAGGtgatttcttaaacattttttattaatagcaagatacatgtatttttagataatttaaataattagtTAACAGGTAACTCTGATTTGAAGGCCTTATTGTGACTTTGAGATAAACACCAGCAAAGCGATGTTCCTTACCATTTTGTGCGTTTTTTGCTCTGCCTGTACTGATTTAGTGTCATGAATGGATACCAAATATCCTTTGTTTTTGGGTAAAGATTGCAGGAAAATCCTATGGTACTGACTTAATAACTTAATCTTCCATGGTTTATCACTACCTTTgagatacacaaaatatagtgcaaTAAATCATAACATCCTATGCATCCTATACATGAACATTTTCCAGACAattttacaatgaaatatatgttAAGATACTCAAGTCACATAACAATGTTATATTTGTcaagaaaattatataacttttacaaGGTGCAAGAATCTGATATCTGTTCTTAAAATTTCaatgatgtcattgttaaagtcatctttaaaaattggagttatcttcctttgttaAGAATTATACtttatctttattctcataaagcCAATGCATTACATCGGTACAGagataacaaatacaacaataaatatttacaatatgtacaaaacaagCGAGAGAGGTTACAAAAGTTACAAGCCAGGAGTACAAACactagtatttatattttttataaaagaacaatGCTTCTTCAGAACTGGTTTTCTTGTACTTGACATAAGTTCAGAGAATTTAACTGTATTTTGTCGTTTTGTAAAATATGCAGTTAAAAACTCTTTTCGTTTTTGATGGAAAAAATtgcattcaaatataaaatgatattcgtCACCTATTTGTCGATTGTTACAAAGACTGCAAAAGCGGTTTTCAAATCAACTATAATCAATGCTTTGTACAAATCAATAGTTAATATTGCTGCCACTGATAAATTCAAGTAATATTTACCCTTAAGTACTTACAAGCATTTTGTTTCTATTATACActtgaaattaataataattcaGTTTTTGTACCCCTCACCACTTTAATCTCTATtagataaaatcataaaaatactacAATCAGAATAACTCTTTACAGGTAAGGATTAGAGCAACAAAAGCACAAAAGACAAATTATGaagatttaacaatttttttcgtAACTATAGTATATATCAGTCTCTTAATCTTTTGTTTCAAAAGTTAATggacattttattatattgagaAGAATTCAAAGAATATTTAGATGAcagaattataaaatattaaattaatgttGAAAATTTGTTTCATTGATTAGGAGAACAAGGTAAAGCAGTAgatatagataaagataaattgAGCCCCGAGGAAAGGAAGAAGTATGACGATGGATGGCAGAGAAATGCCTTCAATGAATACGCCAGTAATATGATCTCATTACATAGGAGTCTGCCGGATGTCAGAGATGAAGAGTAGGTTCtatttctattgaaaaaagaagatgtggtatgattgtcaatgagacaactctccaaaagagacctaatgacacagaaattaacaacttgaGGTTTACttttggccttcaacaatgagcaaagcccataccacatagtctgttataaaagtttatatatatattgaagtcTACCCTATGTTTGTGATAAATGAAAGGTTTACTTATTGTCCTGGTATCTAGTCCAATGTACAGTAAATTtagattatatattttaattattattgcaaaaaaatgatACAGACCTAAGTACTCAAGATATAGTCCCCAAACTGTTTAGACCTAGGACTGATGAGACTTGTCTTGAAAGTGGACATGCATACGGGCTCAATATTTAATCCTTACACAGTTTACATAAGGACTGACCAGGAAAGCCCTTCAACTATACACACATACAAAATGGACTGAAAATATGGCCTCTAAACTATTCATACCTAAGAACTGATGAGGTTGGTCCTCTAATTGTAAACCCTTAGAATGGATTATAATGGTTCTCAATCTGTACAAATCTTAGGACTCAGCAACTGATATTGGTCACTTTACTTTTGTTAGAACGGTATTTTCTACCTTTACCAAGGAGTAGGGTTTGCTCCTTTAAGAATGCTTCAGATATGGGGTAATTTAAAAGTCTTTTAGTTGACTTTAAACTATCAGACTTAACtctataattaaattaaataaccCTTTGGCCTATTACTtaatattctatatttatcAAACCTCTGATCTTTTTATTACCGAATGGCAATGTTGAACTAGACAGAACTATTTATTAAGAATCCTCTTAAAATTTCTCAAGTAGTAGTCAATATTatgtgaaataaacaattaattacaatttataacTTTCTAGAAATACTGCTTCTAAAGATACTAAAATCAACACCTGTTGTTTACAACTTAAATCTTCATGGTGATGCaaaatcttttatctttataaattcttttcaacataaaataatggaaatactgaaaatcatataaaatttacataCTCTTTTTAAAATCTGTCGTGTAAATTTACTCTACTATACTTTACGGAATTGGTGACAGATGACATGGTTCTAAAACTTTTCACCATTACTGGCATTAGGACTacaaacaaagatttgatttgattatgATATTGGGTTCTAACTTCTACAATCTGATTTTGTGTCTATTTCAGGTGCAAGACCCAGAAATACCGAGATAATTTACCGGACACCAGTGTTGTTGTATGCTTCCACAATGAGGCTTGGAGTGTTCTGTTGAGAACTGTTCACAGTATTATAGACAGATCTCCACCACATTTGTTAAAGGAAGTCATCTTAGTAGATGATTTCTCAGATATGGGTAATTAATGTTCAGATGTCAAGggattcttatttattttgccTTGTTTTTTATCAATTCTGTTTGagctattttgaattttacaatacaggtctttgttatataaaattgttataatgTTAAAAGAATACCAGTGAACTATTTAAGTTTTAAAGGCCTAACCATGCTCTGTCTATTCAATGTCCAGTCAGGTTAAATCTTATTGTTCTTTGGTTGTAAATAGGACTGaaaatctctttttttcttcaatgaaCTGTATTGTGCAAGGTTAAAGATACGATATaatatcaaattgaaattttagcAAAATGTTGGTCAATTCTAATCAACAATGTAAGCAAAGTTTCATTTCATTCTGGTTTGCTTTTACTATAGTAAATCATTTTTACTACCTTATTATCAGCATGAATCACATTGTTCATGTTGAATCCAATTAAATTATTCTTACAGATCATTTAAAGAAGCCTTTAGAAGATTATGCAGCCAAACTTAAGAAAGTGAAAGTAGTACGTACTAAACAACGTGAAGGATTGATACGAGCTCGGTTATTAGGTTACTCAGCATCTACAGGAACTGTGCTCACATATCTAGACTCCCATTGTGAATGTGCTGAAGGTAGGATTGGCAATTATATGTGTAGTAAATACTAAGCCATTGTCTCTCTTTCACATTATcataaaaatttgtcaaaatattaaaatattactgTTAAATAGTGATTAAAGTCAGATAAttctttcaactttttttttttattggggatggtattttaaaatgactttccTGGTGATGACCATTACGTTGTTCGTATAAAGGATGTTTCCCAGTTCTTCGGTCTAAgaatctgaatttacatgtagTATTTAAATCAAGCTTTTATACCTGCTGGTTTTTTTGGTAAAGTCCtgaaaaatgacagaaaatgtAGAATATCCTTTCAGTTATATTTGTGcttaataatttcttttatgaaACAACTGCTCTAACATGTTCTCAAACTAACATTATTATAAaagtatgtaataaaaaatggaaTATTCTCTAAAATCTTCCATATTTAATcaaaagacttttaaaaaatgtagtttataaatatattcattacCAAGGACATACTTAAAATTCTTTGTTGCTTATTCTCTACAACTTATTTCTAGAATTATGACCGGCATTGTTTTATTAGATTGATTAagtgttaaataaaatttaataattgaaCGATGATGAATTGTCATCTGTTGAAATTTAtcaaactgttttaaaaattgtgtgcaTGCTctctgatttcattgaaaaatctaaatttctgcTTTGTGCTTTCCTTGGAAAACTATAAGTGGACAATTGACGTTGATTTTAGACATCCTTATGCTTTATTATGGTGGTCCTTTTTAGGCTGGCTTGAACCTTTATTAGACAGGATAGCAGAAAATAAATCTATAGTAGTTTGTCCTGTTATTGATGTTATTGAAGATTCTTCCTTCAAATTTCAATATGGCAGTGCTAAAAGTACAAGTGTTGGAGGCTTTGATTGGAATTTACAATTCAACTGGCACGCCATCCCAGAACACGAACGTGAAAGGCGTCATTATAAGGATTATGCCCCTGTCAGGTACCTGGTTACATGTCATGTTGTATGTCCATAGCCGATGcagtatatgatatttttgtccaACTTTTAGTTTATATAACTACTTTATACCATAATTTAATAGCATGCAATTTTAAGCTTATAGTTAAAATCAgcataatgtattttatttttctattttatttttttgaattatcCGTTTGTGGTCATGTACTGTTGAAGTTATTTTGCTTGAATAGTTAATTATACAGATGGCATGTAATTTCTCTGCACACTAATCAGATATCTTGCATTTCGTTATCGGAAGATATCAACACTAAGTTCAGGTTAGGTCACAACAAGGGTTAACTTAAGTGATTTTCAGATCGTTTGAATACCTGTCCTTTTCTTTGGTAAATCTTTTATAACATGCACACATGCTGTTTACAAGAGTAAGTATAGAATTGATTTAAGCTGACTAAATGTGTGTGTACAGAATT
Proteins encoded:
- the LOC134706403 gene encoding polypeptide N-acetylgalactosaminyltransferase 5-like isoform X1; this encodes MASFFRRKKGLIFKFVIGVPILWFATVLLMTYQGSWSQDNRVDTEKRNNEPVINAQHVPVNRHDDFRGHDQSIHQDEQQRLARKMEQEKLIKEREEREKRNIELMEKQKVEEIKNNPVLKFRSGESEVERVKVDPNAPGEQGKAVDIDKDKLSPEERKKYDDGWQRNAFNEYASNMISLHRSLPDVRDEECKTQKYRDNLPDTSVVVCFHNEAWSVLLRTVHSIIDRSPPHLLKEVILVDDFSDMDHLKKPLEDYAAKLKKVKVVRTKQREGLIRARLLGYSASTGTVLTYLDSHCECAEGWLEPLLDRIAENKSIVVCPVIDVIEDSSFKFQYGSAKSTSVGGFDWNLQFNWHAIPEHERERRHYKDYAPVRSPTMAGGLFSISREYFTHLGTYDPGMDIWGGENLELSFRIWMCGGTLEIVPCSHVGHIFRKRSPYKWRTGVNVVKKNSIRLAEVWMDEYKNYYYERFNYDLGEYGDVTERKALRKSLNCKSFDWFVKNIYPDLFVPGDSIASGEIRSKAKPMCVDSSVDSHNMHKPVNMWPCHNQGGNQYWMLSKTGEIRRDDGCLDFSGGESIIIYPCHSQKGNQQWEYREDNTIFHSNTQKCMEVSLDGQKLLMKSCTGIDRQLWQWKRKKQ